Proteins encoded together in one Flavobacteriales bacterium window:
- a CDS encoding PD-(D/E)XK motif protein — MVVLHGGNKVLVEMFLRFALALAEQISAQPTPSTVAALIQRFVTLLQSLRRPNAKVIQGLWAELFVMTAQSDSGAWVIGWHTDPMSLHDFVLGARRVEVKSSATGERVHRFSHRQLSPTAETSLHVASVLVERIGQGSSVFNLAEELHRRLSPEQSLVLDNGIAAALGADYFKAEQHRFDESRARGSLRYFPLSVIPRLQADVPTGVSEISYTVRLSDVDGETVLVLA; from the coding sequence TTGGTCGTGCTGCACGGCGGGAATAAGGTGCTAGTGGAAATGTTCTTGCGCTTTGCTCTCGCACTTGCTGAGCAAATCTCGGCTCAACCTACGCCGTCGACCGTTGCTGCCTTGATCCAAAGGTTCGTCACCCTTCTTCAGAGTCTTCGTAGGCCCAATGCTAAAGTCATACAAGGGCTTTGGGCTGAGTTGTTCGTGATGACTGCTCAAAGTGATTCGGGAGCTTGGGTGATTGGTTGGCATACCGATCCAATGAGCCTGCATGATTTCGTTCTTGGTGCTCGTCGAGTCGAGGTCAAGAGTTCCGCAACAGGGGAACGGGTACACCGCTTCTCACATCGTCAACTCTCTCCGACCGCAGAAACTTCGCTACACGTGGCATCCGTGCTAGTCGAACGCATTGGACAAGGGTCATCCGTTTTCAACCTAGCCGAGGAACTTCATCGACGCCTATCACCAGAGCAGTCATTGGTTTTGGACAATGGAATTGCCGCCGCTCTTGGTGCTGACTATTTCAAAGCGGAGCAGCATCGGTTCGACGAGTCGCGAGCGCGAGGCTCATTGCGCTACTTCCCTTTGAGTGTAATCCCGAGACTGCAAGCAGACGTGCCTACGGGAGTCAGTGAAATTTCCTACACAGTACGCCTGTCAGACGTTGATGGTGAAACGGTCTTGGTCCTCGCGTGA
- a CDS encoding transposase, giving the protein MKALLRRWTKEYTLVTGEYLACLEPTGYYGHALLEVLVELEIPTWLAHPNDIKQSIGMTRGKSDRVDALRIADYARRFQDKSRLFTADQPENEQAQAALEQAPELRDAQDHAPAAMDMNKLMDKGLRGPFTRFDKAQIKALDKVINELQGMIEDTINAEPELSKRFELLKSVEGVGLILGSHLLALTDGFTRFTSPRQLACHAGCAPFENRSGTSIRGAHPRIAQCQPYAQGSTACLGGRPHPVPR; this is encoded by the coding sequence GTGAAGGCGTTACTGCGCCGATGGACCAAGGAGTACACACTGGTCACAGGGGAATACCTGGCTTGCCTGGAGCCCACGGGCTACTACGGCCATGCGCTGCTGGAAGTGTTGGTGGAATTGGAGATCCCCACCTGGCTTGCTCATCCCAACGACATCAAGCAGAGCATTGGCATGACCCGGGGGAAGAGCGACCGGGTGGATGCGCTCAGGATCGCCGACTACGCCCGTCGCTTCCAAGACAAGTCACGGTTGTTCACGGCTGACCAGCCTGAAAATGAACAAGCTCAAGCAGCTCTTGAGCAAGCGCCAGAACTACGTGATGCGCAAGACCATGCACCAGCGGCGATGGACATGAACAAGCTCATGGACAAGGGCCTGCGCGGGCCGTTCACCCGGTTCGACAAGGCACAGATCAAAGCGCTCGACAAGGTGATCAACGAACTGCAAGGCATGATCGAGGACACCATCAACGCGGAGCCCGAATTGAGCAAGCGCTTCGAGCTGCTGAAGTCCGTGGAAGGCGTTGGGCTCATCCTGGGCTCACACCTGCTGGCCCTCACCGACGGCTTCACGCGGTTCACCTCACCGCGACAGCTAGCTTGCCATGCCGGCTGCGCACCCTTCGAGAACAGGTCAGGCACCAGCATCAGAGGGGCGCACCCGCGTATCGCACAATGCCAACCATACGCTCAAGGCTCTACTGCATGTCTCGGTGGTCGGCCTCATCCGGTTCCCCGGTGA
- a CDS encoding ABC transporter permease codes for MLKNLLLTGFRNLWKQKLYTLINLLGLATGLACFVLIGLYVQHQRSFDRFVPHNERVYRVVGEIEMEGQGEHSSSMVFGLGPTLYGDHPELIERYCRWFDFQDPQHTLKVGDSLSTDKMFTESGLYLVDSTVFDIFNYPLLAGDPKTALTKPGSIVLSQELAKKYFGDADPMGQMMKWDNAMDVQVTGILGEIPRNSHIKFEGLVSFYTITQFWRNIEQHNWVWNPCWTYVRLNEGISAAEVNRIFPDFIHKYYPDFLKEQIGHELQPLTDIHLTSKLDFEMHQNGDKGSVNILWAIGFFIIVLAGVNFMNLATARSAYRAREVGVRKTNGATRGQLIGQFLAESVLMSLIAALIALLLIQLLMPAFNQLAGEAIPLPSMLVPGVLGIAVIVGLLSGIYPAFFLSSFQPAVVLKANAAGTSKGQALRKLLVVVQFAIALVLIIGTVFVKQQHDHLQSVDLGFNKEQVILIPVRAPMYDVYTAVLPELKKISGVKAVSWANDIIGKKHNTHEFNWGTMEQGKWTYLPCLYVNPEFQQAMDIELLAGRWFSREFPGDDSLSVIVNETFARQTHPDDPAKAIGDRMDTPHGKERIIGVTKDFAFDPLFKAVQPFVFDMTTDIGQWLRYIYIRTEGGDPTPVIEAARKEWNSRTTQFPFEYQFLEDQLNMQYEAQGRLAKLVGIFSLLAVFIACLGLFALASWTAEKRTREIGIRKVMGADTLRITYLVTRDFLFLVLIGALVAVPLAWFGVGRWLENFAFRTAIEPLVFVGAALVVLLIATFTVSFRAIRAAQTDPVRALRHE; via the coding sequence ATGCTCAAGAACCTCCTCCTCACCGGTTTCCGCAACCTCTGGAAGCAGAAGCTCTACACGCTCATCAATCTGCTCGGTCTGGCCACAGGGCTCGCCTGCTTCGTGCTCATCGGGCTCTACGTGCAGCACCAGCGCAGCTTCGACCGCTTCGTGCCGCACAACGAGCGCGTGTACCGCGTAGTGGGCGAGATCGAGATGGAGGGCCAGGGCGAGCATTCAAGCAGCATGGTCTTCGGCCTCGGACCAACGCTCTATGGCGACCACCCCGAACTGATCGAACGCTACTGCCGCTGGTTCGATTTCCAGGATCCGCAGCACACATTGAAGGTGGGCGACAGCCTCAGCACCGACAAGATGTTCACCGAGAGCGGACTCTATCTGGTGGACAGCACGGTCTTCGACATCTTCAACTACCCCCTGCTGGCGGGTGATCCGAAGACGGCGCTCACCAAGCCCGGCAGCATCGTGCTCTCGCAGGAGCTGGCGAAGAAGTACTTCGGCGATGCCGACCCGATGGGCCAGATGATGAAGTGGGACAACGCGATGGACGTGCAAGTGACCGGCATCCTCGGCGAGATCCCTCGCAACTCGCACATCAAGTTCGAAGGACTGGTCTCGTTCTACACCATCACGCAGTTCTGGCGGAACATCGAGCAGCACAACTGGGTGTGGAACCCCTGCTGGACCTACGTGCGGCTGAATGAGGGTATCAGCGCGGCTGAGGTGAACAGGATCTTCCCTGACTTCATTCACAAGTATTACCCGGACTTCTTGAAGGAGCAGATCGGGCACGAGTTGCAGCCGCTCACGGACATCCACCTGACCAGCAAGCTCGATTTCGAGATGCACCAGAACGGCGACAAGGGCAGCGTGAACATCCTGTGGGCGATCGGCTTCTTCATCATCGTGCTGGCGGGCGTCAACTTCATGAACCTCGCCACGGCGCGCAGTGCGTACCGAGCGCGGGAAGTGGGCGTGCGCAAGACGAACGGCGCCACTCGCGGTCAGTTGATCGGTCAGTTCCTGGCGGAGAGCGTGCTCATGAGCCTGATCGCGGCGTTGATCGCGTTGCTGCTGATCCAATTGCTGATGCCTGCCTTCAATCAGCTCGCTGGCGAGGCGATCCCACTTCCGTCGATGCTCGTCCCCGGCGTGTTGGGCATCGCCGTGATCGTGGGTTTGTTGAGCGGCATCTATCCGGCGTTCTTCCTTTCCTCGTTCCAGCCGGCGGTGGTGCTGAAAGCGAACGCGGCGGGCACCTCCAAAGGGCAAGCGCTGCGGAAGTTGCTCGTGGTGGTGCAGTTCGCCATAGCGCTGGTGCTCATCATCGGCACCGTGTTCGTGAAGCAGCAGCACGACCACCTGCAGAGCGTGGACCTTGGCTTCAACAAGGAGCAGGTGATCCTCATCCCGGTGCGCGCACCGATGTACGATGTGTACACGGCTGTTCTGCCGGAGTTGAAGAAGATCAGTGGCGTAAAGGCGGTGAGTTGGGCGAACGACATCATCGGCAAAAAGCACAACACGCACGAGTTCAACTGGGGCACCATGGAGCAGGGCAAGTGGACCTACCTGCCGTGCCTCTACGTGAATCCCGAGTTCCAGCAAGCCATGGACATCGAGCTCCTTGCCGGTCGCTGGTTCTCGCGCGAGTTCCCCGGCGATGATTCGCTCAGCGTGATCGTGAACGAGACGTTCGCACGCCAAACGCATCCCGATGATCCCGCCAAGGCGATCGGTGATCGTATGGACACGCCGCACGGTAAAGAGCGCATCATCGGCGTCACCAAGGACTTTGCTTTCGATCCACTCTTCAAGGCCGTGCAACCCTTCGTGTTCGACATGACCACCGACATCGGGCAATGGCTGCGCTACATCTACATCCGTACCGAGGGCGGTGATCCCACGCCCGTGATCGAAGCCGCGCGTAAGGAGTGGAACAGCCGCACCACGCAATTCCCCTTCGAGTACCAGTTCCTCGAGGACCAACTGAACATGCAGTACGAAGCACAGGGCCGCCTGGCGAAGCTCGTCGGCATCTTCTCATTGCTCGCGGTCTTCATCGCCTGCCTCGGCCTCTTCGCCCTCGCCTCCTGGACCGCCGAGAAACGAACGCGCGAGATCGGCATCCGCAAAGTGATGGGCGCTGATACGTTGCGGATCACCTACCTCGTCACGCGCGATTTCCTCTTCCTCGTGCTCATCGGCGCGCTGGTGGCCGTGCCGCTCGCGTGGTTCGGCGTGGGCCGCTGGCTGGAGAACTTCGCGTTCCGCACGGCCATCGAGCCGCTGGTGTTCGTGGGCGCGGCGCTTGTGGTGCTGCTGATCGCGACGTTCACCGTGAGCTTCCGGGCGATCCGGGCGGCGCAGACGGATCCGGTGCGGGCGTTGAGGCATGAGTAG
- a CDS encoding ABC transporter permease, whose translation MWKNYLLIAIGRHSVYATAAWRTLKRDKLFAVLNIIGLAIGVVACMLIYIYVQDELSFDANHRKSDRIFRIQAHYHFGDTKDDFGITPFPIMEALLKEYPDIESGASLFQLGETTLEYAGKPYLSENGYNADTSAFRVFDFTWVKGGPDALDEPDNIVIMQEMAVRMFGAEDPIGKLVTRNGRTLKVAGVIDEKAENTHIPMGVFMSRLGMPPQAREQLSESWGNNSCFNYLVLAPGVSAQDFQGKMDAFVEKFIIPRWGGWGFKGEITFNLEPLRDVHFNNDLIYDTPKKGNKAYVTLFAIVAVLILAIACINYINMSTADATRRAKEVALRKVCGAERGQLVAQFIGGSVMIAVIGILVALGMLWLALPAFNGITGKEIGMGYLLRGSFVAVVLVIVLCIGVVAGSYPAFFLSRFAPQLLLKEGVASGAGRNRVRKVLMGVQFAIALFMVVGTLAVFAQLHWLRSTDMGFRKEDLLSITMPSPPGQDTLAWDALRPLKQELMRESFVTGAAFTQNLPGEEGGRWVLRVKTPEGKIDKPMPTMNVDPDFPALIGLKLLAGRMFDTNIPGDNDRAVVVNESAVKAFGWTDPLAEKVYVPGDTSEHELNVIGVVKDFHYTSLHTPIEPLCMFQGDRRYGVENLVLSLAPGDVRQQLASLQERWKALRPNDDWEATFLTDGIAQLYHAEDDLYRVFSAFAVLAILLTVMGLYGLAYFTARQRTREIGIRRVMGAPLWDIVRRLNKEFVMLLGLALLVAFPLAFYAIGRWLETFAYHTDISPMLYAAALLITLVVTVLTVSVQAYRAAVADPVKALRYE comes from the coding sequence ATGTGGAAGAACTACCTCCTCATCGCCATTGGCCGCCATAGCGTCTACGCGACGGCGGCCTGGCGCACGCTCAAACGCGACAAGCTCTTCGCGGTGCTCAACATCATCGGCCTGGCCATCGGCGTGGTGGCCTGCATGCTCATCTACATCTATGTGCAGGATGAGCTGAGCTTCGATGCGAACCACCGCAAGTCCGACCGCATCTTCCGCATACAGGCGCACTACCACTTCGGTGATACCAAGGATGACTTCGGCATCACGCCGTTCCCGATCATGGAGGCGCTGCTGAAAGAGTACCCGGACATCGAGAGCGGTGCCTCGCTGTTCCAGCTGGGAGAAACAACCCTGGAGTATGCGGGAAAGCCCTACTTGTCAGAGAACGGCTACAACGCCGACACCAGCGCCTTCCGCGTCTTCGACTTCACTTGGGTGAAGGGCGGTCCTGATGCGCTCGACGAGCCGGACAACATCGTGATCATGCAGGAGATGGCCGTGCGCATGTTCGGCGCGGAGGATCCCATCGGCAAGCTGGTGACGCGCAACGGCCGCACCTTGAAGGTGGCCGGCGTGATCGATGAGAAGGCCGAGAACACGCACATCCCCATGGGCGTGTTCATGAGCCGCCTGGGCATGCCACCGCAAGCGCGCGAGCAGCTGAGCGAGAGTTGGGGCAACAACAGCTGTTTCAACTACCTGGTGCTGGCACCGGGCGTGAGCGCGCAGGACTTCCAGGGAAAGATGGACGCCTTCGTGGAGAAGTTCATCATCCCACGCTGGGGCGGCTGGGGCTTCAAGGGCGAGATCACCTTCAACCTGGAGCCCTTGCGCGATGTGCACTTCAACAACGACTTGATCTATGACACGCCAAAGAAGGGCAACAAGGCCTATGTCACGCTCTTCGCCATCGTGGCCGTGCTCATCCTCGCCATCGCCTGTATCAATTACATCAACATGAGCACTGCGGACGCCACGCGCCGCGCGAAGGAGGTGGCCTTGCGCAAGGTCTGCGGCGCGGAGCGAGGGCAGCTCGTTGCGCAGTTCATCGGCGGAAGCGTCATGATCGCGGTGATCGGCATCCTCGTCGCGCTCGGCATGCTCTGGCTGGCGCTCCCCGCCTTCAATGGCATTACCGGCAAGGAGATCGGCATGGGCTATCTGTTGCGTGGGAGTTTCGTGGCCGTCGTTCTGGTCATCGTACTGTGCATCGGTGTCGTGGCGGGGAGTTATCCCGCCTTCTTCCTTTCGCGCTTCGCACCGCAGCTGCTGCTGAAGGAAGGCGTGGCGAGCGGCGCTGGGCGCAACCGGGTGCGCAAAGTGCTCATGGGCGTGCAGTTCGCCATCGCGCTCTTCATGGTGGTGGGCACCTTGGCGGTGTTCGCGCAATTGCACTGGCTGCGCAGCACCGACATGGGCTTCCGCAAGGAGGATCTGCTCAGCATCACCATGCCATCGCCTCCAGGGCAGGACACGCTTGCCTGGGATGCCCTGCGGCCTTTGAAGCAGGAACTGATGCGCGAGAGCTTCGTCACCGGAGCTGCGTTCACGCAGAACCTGCCCGGTGAGGAAGGAGGGCGCTGGGTGCTGCGCGTGAAGACGCCCGAAGGCAAGATCGACAAGCCCATGCCCACCATGAACGTGGATCCCGACTTCCCGGCGCTGATCGGCCTGAAGCTGTTGGCCGGCCGGATGTTCGATACGAATATCCCCGGCGACAACGACCGGGCGGTGGTGGTGAACGAAAGCGCGGTGAAGGCCTTCGGCTGGACGGATCCGCTTGCGGAGAAGGTGTATGTGCCCGGCGACACGAGCGAGCACGAACTGAACGTGATAGGCGTGGTGAAGGACTTCCACTACACGAGCCTGCACACGCCCATAGAGCCGTTGTGCATGTTCCAGGGCGACCGGCGATACGGCGTTGAGAACCTCGTGCTCAGCCTCGCGCCCGGCGATGTGCGCCAGCAACTCGCATCCCTTCAGGAACGCTGGAAGGCATTGCGCCCGAACGACGATTGGGAGGCGACCTTTCTCACGGATGGCATCGCGCAGCTCTATCATGCAGAGGATGATCTCTACCGGGTCTTCTCCGCATTCGCCGTGCTCGCCATCCTGCTCACCGTGATGGGCCTCTATGGCCTCGCGTACTTCACCGCGCGACAACGCACACGCGAGATCGGCATCCGCCGGGTGATGGGCGCGCCGTTGTGGGACATCGTGCGCAGGCTCAACAAGGAGTTCGTTATGCTGCTCGGTCTGGCGCTGCTGGTGGCCTTCCCGCTGGCGTTCTATGCGATCGGCCGGTGGCTGGAGACCTTCGCCTACCACACGGACATTTCACCGATGCTCTACGCTGCCGCGCTGCTGATCACGCTCGTTGTGACCGTGCTCACGGTATCGGTGCAGGCGTATCGCGCGGCGGTGGCAGATCCGGTGAAGGCGTTGCGGTACGAATAA
- a CDS encoding ABC transporter ATP-binding protein, producing MSLLKTTSLSKIYRTDTVETTALNQVSIDIAQGEFVAIMGPSGCGKSTLLNIIGLLDSPSNGQYFVNGEDVSGYNERKRAEVRKNTIGFVFQSFNLIDELTVAENIELPLIYTSLGKAERKQRVQAAMDRMNIGHRAKHFPQQLSGGQQQRVAIARAVVNSPKLILADEPTGNLDSAMGEEVMGLLTDLNKSGTTIIIVTHSLRDAGYAQRTIKLLDGKVVVGNVPAQALL from the coding sequence ATGAGCCTCCTGAAGACCACCAGCCTCTCGAAGATCTACCGCACGGATACCGTGGAGACCACCGCCCTCAACCAGGTCAGCATCGACATCGCCCAGGGCGAGTTCGTGGCGATCATGGGACCGAGCGGCTGCGGGAAGTCCACGCTGCTCAACATCATCGGACTGCTCGATTCGCCCAGCAACGGCCAGTACTTCGTGAACGGAGAGGACGTGAGCGGCTACAACGAGCGCAAACGGGCAGAGGTGCGCAAGAACACCATCGGCTTCGTGTTCCAGAGCTTCAACCTGATCGATGAGCTGACCGTGGCCGAGAACATCGAGCTGCCGTTGATCTACACCAGCCTCGGTAAGGCCGAGCGGAAGCAACGGGTGCAGGCCGCCATGGATCGCATGAACATTGGTCATCGCGCAAAGCACTTCCCGCAACAGCTGAGCGGTGGCCAGCAACAACGTGTTGCGATCGCTCGCGCCGTGGTGAACAGCCCCAAGCTGATCCTCGCCGACGAGCCTACCGGTAACCTTGACAGCGCCATGGGCGAGGAGGTCATGGGCCTGCTCACCGACTTGAACAAGTCGGGAACGACGATCATCATCGTCACGCACAGCCTGCGCGATGCAGGCTACGCGCAACGCACGATCAAGCTGCTGGACGGAAAGGTGGTGGTGGGGAACGTGCCAGCGCAGGCGTTGCTATAG
- a CDS encoding efflux RND transporter periplasmic adaptor subunit, with product MAVAILVALALWSSSFATSRVRVETAKVSIGTVEKGLFKEFIPVTGTVQPIQTVFLDALEGGTVKHRFVEDGTHVKAGDPLIELSNPQLHMDAINREAQLLDQQNNLRNTRLAMDQQTTRLRDDLLNLDKDLKRLERDQHVNDRLLRDSLLAQNTYMADRENLEYMREKRKLVAANVRADSLFRLSQLGSITGNLELIQQNLRFLRDNLQNLVIRAPIDGQLSGLNVELGQTRQRGERIAQIDVLESFKVRARIPEHYVSRVSIGLRGTFTHAGREHAIEIFKVYPEVSNGEFDVDMRFVGDKPAVRRGQTFQVRLQLSEDMQAVLLPRGPFFQDTGGGWVYVVDPEGTATKRDVKLGRQNPDVYEVLEGLQPGERVVTSRYAAFNDADELIIQQ from the coding sequence ATGGCCGTTGCGATCCTCGTCGCCCTGGCCTTGTGGAGCAGCTCGTTCGCCACCAGCAGGGTCCGCGTGGAGACCGCCAAGGTCAGCATCGGAACCGTGGAGAAGGGGCTGTTCAAGGAGTTCATCCCCGTCACCGGCACGGTGCAGCCGATCCAGACGGTCTTCCTGGACGCGCTTGAAGGAGGCACCGTGAAGCACCGCTTCGTGGAGGACGGTACGCACGTGAAGGCGGGCGATCCCCTCATCGAGCTCAGCAATCCGCAGCTGCACATGGACGCCATCAACCGGGAGGCACAGCTGCTGGATCAGCAGAACAACCTGCGCAACACCCGTCTGGCGATGGATCAGCAGACCACCCGCCTACGCGATGACCTGCTGAACCTCGACAAGGACCTGAAGCGGCTCGAACGCGACCAGCACGTCAACGACCGACTGCTCCGGGATTCACTGCTCGCCCAGAACACCTACATGGCCGATCGTGAGAACCTGGAGTACATGCGAGAGAAGCGCAAGCTCGTGGCCGCCAATGTGCGCGCCGACTCGCTTTTCCGGCTCAGCCAGCTCGGCTCCATCACCGGCAACCTGGAGCTCATCCAGCAGAACCTGCGCTTCCTGCGCGACAACCTGCAGAACCTGGTGATCCGGGCGCCCATCGACGGGCAGCTCAGCGGGTTGAACGTGGAGCTGGGCCAGACCCGGCAGCGCGGCGAACGCATCGCCCAGATCGATGTGCTCGAGAGCTTCAAGGTGCGCGCGCGGATACCGGAGCATTATGTGAGCCGCGTGAGCATCGGCCTGCGAGGCACGTTCACGCATGCGGGACGCGAACATGCCATCGAGATCTTCAAGGTGTATCCCGAGGTAAGCAACGGCGAGTTCGATGTGGACATGCGCTTCGTGGGTGACAAGCCCGCCGTGCGCCGCGGCCAGACCTTTCAGGTGCGGCTCCAGTTGAGCGAGGACATGCAGGCGGTGCTCCTGCCACGCGGGCCCTTCTTCCAGGACACAGGCGGCGGCTGGGTCTACGTGGTGGATCCGGAAGGCACCGCCACCAAACGCGACGTGAAGCTCGGTCGCCAGAACCCCGATGTGTACGAAGTGCTGGAGGGCCTTCAACCCGGCGAACGGGTGGTGACGAGCCGCTATGCCGCATTCAATGACGCGGACGAACTCATCATCCAACAGTAA
- a CDS encoding RNA-binding protein, which produces MNIYVANVPYSVKDQDLRELFEPYGEVTSAKIIMDKATNRSRGFGFVEMSDDNAGRQAIEATNGKNFHGRDLVVNEARPRPEGDRPFRGGGGGDRGGYRNDRGGFRDRGERSYRRDEE; this is translated from the coding sequence ATGAACATTTACGTCGCCAACGTCCCTTACTCTGTGAAGGACCAGGACCTCCGTGAGCTCTTCGAGCCTTACGGCGAGGTCACTTCGGCCAAGATCATCATGGACAAGGCCACCAACCGGAGCCGCGGCTTCGGTTTCGTGGAGATGTCCGATGACAACGCCGGCCGTCAGGCCATCGAGGCCACCAACGGCAAGAATTTCCACGGCCGTGACCTCGTGGTGAACGAGGCCCGCCCCCGTCCGGAGGGCGACCGCCCCTTCCGTGGAGGAGGTGGTGGCGACCGTGGCGGCTACCGCAACGACCGCGGCGGGTTCCGCGACCGTGGCGAGCGCTCTTACCGCCGCGACGAGGAGTGA